One Zymoseptoria tritici IPO323 chromosome 3, whole genome shotgun sequence genomic region harbors:
- a CDS encoding putative major facilitator superfamily transporter (Putative Major facilitator superfamily (MFS) transporter. Shows sequence similarity to hypothetical fungal proteins. Contains predicted signal peptide. Predicted membrane localization.), which produces MKAHDGTTLTSRPTSSGPEADLGTVEKSSTSSKNNKSSNAQEETQHQAVSRSRWQRFVDVLYWTPPNCRWDPDSPPKFSTALNVLFAFAGAFTVANLYYNHPILNILAKDFGVDYVEVSQIPTLAQAGYAVGLFFLCPLGDLFKRRPFVLSLIFVTATLCIGLCTTTSIRVFSAIQFLVAITTVTPQLMMPLVGDLAPPARRATALSIVGSGLMLGILIARLLSGVVTQYTSWRTIYYLSVGLQYLIFALLWCFMPDYPSTNPDGLNYFHMLWSMILMLTKHPVLVQACGIAFFVSATFTNFWTNVTFLLSSPPYNYDSVIIGLFALIGIASMLCSPFYAKLVIDRFVPLFTVLLGIGWCLIGITLGTYTGTFTVAGPILQAWFGDFGMQTSQISLRSSIFTVEPKARNRTNTAFMVFTFFGQLVGTSVGAKLYERGGWTASGSFSVGSMGMALVVVLLRGPWEEGWAGWHGGWSVRKKSKDSADGKTVEVRGHLMGRERVDVEKGKDEHEHRHGRDDQEAVNSTDAEKSLEMMAAEDVVDWSSDKTDIITTEGGTKSSSVRTSR; this is translated from the exons ATGAAAGCCCACGATGGCACAACGCTGACTTCACGGCCAACTTCCTCTGGGCCCGAAGCCGACCTCGGCACCGTGGAGAaatcatcgacatcctccaAGAACAATAAATCGAGCAATGCTCAAGAAGAGACGCAACATCAGGCCGTCTCGAGATCAAGATGGCAGCGCTTCGTCGACGTCCTCTACTGGACACCACCTAATTGTCGATGGGACCCGGACTCGCCACCCAAATTTTCCACCGCGTTGAAcgtcctcttcgcctttgcAGGAGCCTTTACCGTGGCGAACCTTTACTATAACCATCCGATTTTGAATATCCTGGCGAAAGACTTTGGCGTTGATTACGTCGAAGTGTCGCAGATTCCGACGTTGGCCCAAGCAGGATATGCGGtcggcctcttcttcctGTGTCCGTTGGGAGATTTATTCAAAAGACGACCCTtcgtcctctccctcatcttcgtcaCGGCAACACTATG CATCGGCCTCTGTACCACGACCTCCATCCgcgtcttctccgccatccaATTTCTCGTCGCCATCACAACCGTCACGCCTCAACTCATGATGCCCTTAGTCGGCGACCTCGCGCCACCCGCCCGCCGCGCCACTGCTCTCTCCATCGTCGGCTCCGGCCTCATGCTAGGAATCCTCATCGCGCGTCTGCTCTCCGGCGTCGTCACGCAGTACACATCCTGGCGCACAATCTACTACCTCTCCGTCGGATTACAGTACCTCATCTTCGCTTTACTGTGGTGCTTCATGCCGGACTATCCCTCCACCAACCCTGACGGGCTGAATTACTTCCACATGCTGTGGAGTATGATCCTGATGTTGACCAAACATCCAGTCCTCGTGCAAGCGTGTGGCATAGCTTTCTTCGTCTCCGCGACGTTCACCAATTTCTGGACGAACGTGAcattcctcctctcctccccgcCGTACAACTACGACTCCGTCATCATCGGTCTTTTCGCGCTGATCGGAATCGCGAGTATGCTCTGCAGCCCTTTCTACGCCAAACTCGTCATCGATCGCTTCGTACCGCTTTTCACCGTGTTGCTGGGCATAGGCTGGTGTCTCATCGGCATCACGCTCGGAACGTATACAGGCACATTTACCGTTGCGGGACCGATCTTGCAAGCCTGGTTCGGCGACTTCGGTATGCAAACGAGCCAGATCAGTTTGCGGAGTTCGATCTTCACAGTCGAGCCGAAAGCGAGGAATCGGACGAATACGGCGTTTATGGTGTTTACGTTCTTTGGACAATTGGTGGGGACGAGTGTGGGTGCGAAATTGTATGAGAGGGGCGGGTGGACGGCGAGTGGGAGTTTTAGTGTGGGGAGCATGGGCATGGCGTTGGTTGTGGTGCTGTTGAGGGGGCCTTGGGAGGAGGGGTGGGCGGGGTGGCATGGAGGGTGGAgtgtgaggaagaagagtaAGGATAGTGCTGATGGGAAgacggtggaggtgagggGGCATTTGAtggggagggagagggtggatGTTGAGAAGGGGAAGGACGAGCATGAGCATCGACATGGTAGAGATGATCAGGAGGCTGTGAATTCGACTGATGCGGAGAAGAGTCTGGAGATGATGGCTGCGGAGGATGTGGTTGACTGGAGTTCGGACAAGACAGATATCATTACGACAGAAGGAGGGACCAAGTCGTCCAGCGTTAGAACAAGTAGATGA
- a CDS encoding uncharacterized protein (unknown function, similar to GENE ID: 5229019 MGCH7_ch7g1093 | hypothetical protein [Magnaporthe grisea 70-15], predicted secreted; unknown hypothetical prot) codes for MQLSSLIVSMCLSGMANAVNFADYKPQAGVEGAFKDFLQALYSAAEDPKATKGFTDFFVPTTGQLFVKSLHGAGASKILGIKQMLMPTDGHKHWNHYPGVAKVGSETDTSKIYNVVGQIDTRYDGGNCSSAHFETNFEVLKDASGDVRLAPGSGSLALYDDYVVEPEYTPTEYPCHA; via the exons ATGCAACTCTCTTCTCTCATCGTCAGCATGTGCCTGTCAGGCATGGCCAACGCAGTCAACTTCGCCGACTACAAACCTCAAGCCGGCGTAGAGGGCGCATTCAAAGACTTCCTGCAAGC ACTCTACAGCGCAGCCGAAGACCCCAAAGCCACGAAGGGCTTCACCGACTTCTTCGTCCCCACCACCGGCCAGCTCTTCGTCAAATCCCTCCACGGCGCCGGCGCCAGCAAAATTCTCGGCATCAAGCAGATGCTTATGCCCACGGACGGCCACAAACACTGGAACCACTACCCGGGCGTCGCGAAGGTCGGGTCCGAGACGGATACCAGTAAGATCTACAATGTCGTAGGCCAGATCGACACCCGTTATGACGGTGGTAATTGCAGTTCTGCTCA CTTCGAGACCAATTTCGAGGTGTTGAAGGATGCGAGCGGAGATGTTCGTCTCGCGCCTGGAAGCGGATCGCTGGCGCTGTACGATGACTATGTCGTTGAGCCGGAGTACACTCCGACCGAATATCCATGCCATGCTTAG